The genomic stretch GATCCTCTCCGTTTTTCAATCCGTCATCTGTTTTCATTCCCCTCGCAAATCCTGGAAGTAACGCAACGCTTGGCGCCTCCATTCCTTTTGCTCCAGTTTCTCTTATTTTCCTTGCTTGCTGTCTGCAATATTCATAAGTGTCCTTGCCTCCGAGCAAAATAGCGGGAATCAATTCAGTAGTGGCAAACTGTTCGGTATCAGGAATTTCAATGGCCCAAATGGCTCTATTGATTTCCATTAGTTCATCTATTCCGGTAATTTCCTCATGCCGCAGGAATTCAGCCCAAGCCCCGTCAGGTGTGTCAGCGCAATACTGAACGGGACCTTCATCATTACCATGCCATCTTGCCGGGGGTTGGTGGTTATCCTCCCAGAAAAAAGACCTATCGGAAGGAGCATGCCTGTACACAATCATGTAGCATTTGAAGATGCGAGTGAATGCGCTAACTCCATTACTTTTAAAGGCCCCTTATCATCCGGGCTCCAATCACCTTTTAGAATATCAACAGGAGCTTTGCCATCCAATTGTGTTCGCTTACGATTGAACCATTGGACAATACCGGTATTGGTATATGCTCCCCGCAAATCATCGATGATCCTGCTTATGAAAATAAGCCGGTTCGCAACATTTGATTTTTTTCTATCTCCAACCATCCGTCCTAACAATTCCATACCTATTATTGCAACTGGGGATGTTGGAGGGATATCGTCAATGGAGCTCAATATTTCGTCCACCTTTTTCCGGGCAACATCTACCTTCTTCTCAATATCAGGAAAGCGAAACGAGCTTTCTCCAGCTCGACCACTAAAAGCCGCTTGAACCTGAGGCTTTTTATGCGATTGTTTCATATAGAAAATATAAACCAGTTCATCTGCAAAGGCAACTTTATCAATTTATCCGCGCGGAGGAGCGTTCTTCATCCCATAGTGTTTTAAGCGCCTCCCTCCCGCCGTCAATCGCCACAGGCGCCTTTTTACCTGTTGTCCCCCAAAAAGGCGTATCATAAATGTGAAAATCTTTATGGGGGCGGAATCCATATATTATCCACCGCATCATATATCAAAGCTTTGATGGGCAGGGCCGCCGATGGCTCCAGGTTTCGGCGAAAAAGCCCCTCGAAATGACGCTAAAGCCTGATTAAAGCCGGCTGGATTTCTTTTTTTCAGCCGCATATTTAAATATTACAGTCCGTTAACCTTTTTTTTGGAGGCGAAGCCAGATGTCTTTTGAGCTCAACGGCGTCACGTACGAGACCGATGAGGACGGTTACCTGCTAAACCTGGATCAATGGAACAAGGACGTGGCCGATTACCTCGCCAAAGGCGAAGGGTTGAACATGACCGAGTCCCATTGGGAGGTGATCAACTTCCTTCGCGACTACTATGACGAATACAAGATCGCCCCGATGATCCGGATACTCACGAAAGCCATCGGCAAAAAGCTCGGGCCTGAAAAGGGAAACACAAAATATCTGTACGAGCTTTATCCGGGCGGTCCGGCCAAGCAGGCGTGCAAGATTGCCGGGCTGCCAAAGCCGACCGGCTGCGTTTAACGCCAGGTCATTCCATTTAAAGGCGCCGTCTGTCCGGCATGTGGACGGCAAAGGATTGGTGATTTTTTGCGCTTTTTTCCGGAAATCAACCGGGCGCAGGCGGTTTTATCTTGCGGAAGATAAGTCGCCATAGTCCGATTTTTTAGGGAACGGCCCCTGGCCGCGCTCTTTGGAACATTGTTATAAGGGGATATTGACCATGTCTGACAAGAACAAGAAGACGGAAATTAAAACCCCTCTTCTGGACGAGCTTAAGACCGGCCCGTGGCCGAGTTTCGTGAACGACCTGAAAAAACTTTCCGAGCGCAAGCCGGCCGTGGGCGAACTTTTGGGCCAGCTTGAGCAAAGCTATGAGGACAACTGGAACTATTGGCAGGGGACCGTGCTCAACGTGGACGGTTATGGAGGCGGCGTCATCGCCCGCTATTCCGAGCTTGCCGGCAAATTCCCCAATATAGCCCAGTTCCACACCATACGCATCATCCCCCCCGCCGGATGGGTGTATTCCACCAAGAAGCTGCGCGAGCTTTGCGACATATGGGACAAGCACGGCGCCGGGATCATGCAGATGCACGGGATGACGGGGGACGCGCTGCTTCTGGGGACGGACAACAAGACAACCTTCGACGCGGCAGAGGAGCTGATGGAAGCCGGGTGGGACCTGGGGGGCTCCGGCGCGGCGATGAGGACCCTTTCGTGCTGCGTCGGCCAGGCCCGTTGCGAAATGGCCTGTTTCGACACCATGGGGGTCACCAAATTCCTCACCGACACCTTCATAAGCCAGCTTCACCGCCCCGAGCTTCCCTATAAATACAAGTTCAAACTGTCCGGCTGCGCCAACGACTGCGCCGCCTCCATGCAGCGGTCGGACATGCCGGTCATCGGCACATGGCGCGGGCCGATGCAGATAGATCAGGAGGAAGTGGCCAAATTCATAGACAAGCACGGGCTGGACTACACCGTGAACAACGTCATCACCCGCTGCCCCACCCAGTGCATGCAGCTAAAGGGGAAGAGCATCGAGGTGGACAACGGCAACTGCGTCCACTGCATGCACTGCATCAACGTGATGAACAAGGCGCTTGCGCCCGGCAAGGACCGCGGGGCGACCATACTGATCGGCGGCAAGAGGACCCTTAAGATCGGCGACACCATGAGTTCGGTGCTTGTCCCGTTCATGAAGCTGGAAACGCCGGAGGATTGGCGGAAACTTACCGCTCTTGTGGAACGGATATGGGAATTCTGGGGAGAAAACGGGCTGGAGCACGAACGCATAGGCGAGTTCATCGAAAGGGTGGGCCTTGGCACACTGCTGGAGAACATCGGGCTGGAGCCCAACGTGGAGATGGTCGCGCACCCCAGGTCCAACCCGTACATCAAGTTCGAAGAACTGGCCCCGGGCCGCATGGGAGGCGAGCCGGAGGAGGCGCCCACCGTCGTGAACAAGGAAACCGAAGGCTTTGAGAAAGCCTGAAGCGGGAAAAGGAGAATAAAGTAATGGCAACACCGAAAAAGATGGCGCCGCGCGACAACGGCGCTCCGGACCATAAAGTAAACCTGCACCCGTTGATGGCCAAGAATTACGGGAAGTGGAAGTACCACGAGATACCCAAACCGGGCGTGCTCAAGCACGTGGCGGAGAACGGCGACGCGATCTTCACGGTGCGCGCCGGCTCGCCTCGTACCATGAGCGTGGACACGGTGCGAAAGGTGTGCGACATCGCGGACAAATATTGCCAGGGGCACCTGCGCTTCACTTCGCGGGCGAACATAGAGTTCCTTTGCGGAAACGAAAAGGATGTGGAGCCGTTGATAGCTGAGATCAACAAAGTCCTCGGCTTCCCGGTTGGCGGCACCGGCAACACCCTTTCGAACATCCTGCACACCCAGGGGTGGATGCACTGCAACCTCCCCGGAACCGACGCGGCGGGGTCTGTGAAGGCCCTGATGGACGACCTTTATAACGAGTTCGTCAAAGAAGACCTCCCCTACCGGGTGAAACTTTCCACCTCATGCTGCACCATCAACTGCGGCGGCCAGGCGGACATAGCCATAAACGTCCAGCATCATCATCCCCCACGCATCAACCACCAGGGGGTGCCGATATGCGAGCTTCCCAAGGTGGTGGCCATATGCCCTGTGGCGGCCATACGCCCCACAAACGTGGACGGGAAAGGATCGCTGGAGGTGGTCGAGGAGAAGTGCATGTATTGCGGCGCGTGCCACGGGCAGTGCCCCAGCATGGAGATTCGCGACGCGCAGACCGACACCCTGACAATATGGGTTGGCGGGAAAAACTCCTCCACCCGCAAAGGGCCTGCGTTCATGAAGCTTGCGGTGTGGGGATTGCCGAACAATCCGCCCCGCTGGCCGGAAGTGAGCGCCGCCGTCCGCAAGATCATCAACGCGTACAAGGCCGGCGGCAGGCCGTATGAGCGTATTGGCGAGTGGATAGACAGGATCGGCTGGAAGAAGTTCTTCGAGGTGACGGGCTTCCCCTTCACCAAGTACCACATAGACGACTTCAAGCTGGCCCGG from Nitrospinota bacterium encodes the following:
- a CDS encoding RES family NAD+ phosphorylase, producing MIVYRHAPSDRSFFWEDNHQPPARWHGNDEGPVQYCADTPDGAWAEFLRHEEITGIDELMEINRAIWAIEIPDTEQFATTELIPAILLGGKDTYEYCRQQARKIRETGAKGMEAPSVALLPGFARGMKTDDGLKNGEDRNGKVMVIFGKRNDLVGWIAAIGRPDTSILSKVRHFSMM
- a CDS encoding TusE/DsrC/DsvC family sulfur relay protein, producing MSFELNGVTYETDEDGYLLNLDQWNKDVADYLAKGEGLNMTESHWEVINFLRDYYDEYKIAPMIRILTKAIGKKLGPEKGNTKYLYELYPGGPAKQACKIAGLPKPTGCV
- the dsrA gene encoding dissimilatory-type sulfite reductase subunit alpha — its product is MSDKNKKTEIKTPLLDELKTGPWPSFVNDLKKLSERKPAVGELLGQLEQSYEDNWNYWQGTVLNVDGYGGGVIARYSELAGKFPNIAQFHTIRIIPPAGWVYSTKKLRELCDIWDKHGAGIMQMHGMTGDALLLGTDNKTTFDAAEELMEAGWDLGGSGAAMRTLSCCVGQARCEMACFDTMGVTKFLTDTFISQLHRPELPYKYKFKLSGCANDCAASMQRSDMPVIGTWRGPMQIDQEEVAKFIDKHGLDYTVNNVITRCPTQCMQLKGKSIEVDNGNCVHCMHCINVMNKALAPGKDRGATILIGGKRTLKIGDTMSSVLVPFMKLETPEDWRKLTALVERIWEFWGENGLEHERIGEFIERVGLGTLLENIGLEPNVEMVAHPRSNPYIKFEELAPGRMGGEPEEAPTVVNKETEGFEKA
- the dsrB gene encoding dissimilatory-type sulfite reductase subunit beta, translating into MATPKKMAPRDNGAPDHKVNLHPLMAKNYGKWKYHEIPKPGVLKHVAENGDAIFTVRAGSPRTMSVDTVRKVCDIADKYCQGHLRFTSRANIEFLCGNEKDVEPLIAEINKVLGFPVGGTGNTLSNILHTQGWMHCNLPGTDAAGSVKALMDDLYNEFVKEDLPYRVKLSTSCCTINCGGQADIAINVQHHHPPRINHQGVPICELPKVVAICPVAAIRPTNVDGKGSLEVVEEKCMYCGACHGQCPSMEIRDAQTDTLTIWVGGKNSSTRKGPAFMKLAVWGLPNNPPRWPEVSAAVRKIINAYKAGGRPYERIGEWIDRIGWKKFFEVTGFPFTKYHIDDFKLARTTLNTSTHVRL